In a genomic window of Rhopalosiphum maidis isolate BTI-1 chromosome 4, ASM367621v3, whole genome shotgun sequence:
- the LOC113549432 gene encoding glucose transporter type 1-like isoform X7, with translation MVDGLRSLQHQVTDMSANLTTRLDELQSRGVSPSPAAAYYGTEHRGHVETSVALSEIRTQLHELTRSLESCQSEVTEVKRDMVAIKNELDTVQQVKEEIEELREYVDRLELQSHRRKLRLLEQGLTFFLSYTILASMLGMLQFGYNTGVINAPEGNIEKFIKDVFEDRYKKNMDHAQAELLYSFAVSIFAIGGMLGGFSGGIIANRFGRKGGLLLNSFVGIGGACLMGLTKYFNSYEVLFIGRFIIGVNCGLNTSLVPMYISEIAPLNLRGGLGTVNQLAVTTGLLISQILGIEQILGTDEGWPLLLGLAICPAILQLILLPVCPESPRYLLITKQWEEEARKALRRLRATNQIEEDIEEMRAEERAQQSEATISMMELVCSPTLRQPLIISVVMQLSQQLSGINAVFYYSTSLFITAGLAENVAKFVTIGIGVIMVNMTLVTMPLMDKTGRRTLHLYGLGGMFIFSIFITISLLITEFFGFVQEMIDWMSYLAVVSILGFVVFFAVGPGSIPWMITAELFSQGPRPAAMSIAVLINWVANFAVGIGFQPLKTALDNYTFLPFSVLLAIFWIFTYKKVPETKNKTFEEILALFRQNGRGSVLESSRLYGSMLNYSNALDEHLPPSERASLMVAEEKPLPDSSPVQHSPTDPEVCAVCVNTGSSLMMTSPNVTRRSSHTLSNHVCQMD, from the exons ATGGTGGATGGTTTGCGCAGCTTGCAACACCAGGTGACGGACATGAGCGCCAACCTGACGACGCGGCTGGACGAGCTGCAGTCGCGTGGCGTGTCACCGAGCCCGGCCGCCGCCTACTACGGCACCGAGCACCGTGGCCATGTGGAAACCAGTGTAGCGCTGTCCGAGATCCGGACACAGCTGCACGAGCTCACCAGGTCACTGGAATCGTGCCAATCGGAGGTGACCGAGGTGAAGCGCGACATGGTGGCCATCAAAAACGAACTGGATACGGTGCAACAGGTCAAGGAGGAGATCGAAGAGCTCAGGGAGTACGTGGACCGTCTGGAGTTGCAGTCGCACCGGAGGAAACTCAGGCTGCTCGAACAG gggCTTACGTTCTTTTTATCCTATACAATTTTGGCGTCGATGCTGGGCATGCTTCAGTTCGGTTACAATACTGGAGTGATTAATGCACCCGAAGGG AACATAGAGAAGTTCATCAAAGATGTATTTGAAGatcggtataaaaaaaatatggatcACGCGCAAGCTGAGTTACTTTACTCGTTTGCCGTATCCATTTTCGCCATTGGCGGCATGCTAGGTGGCTTCAGTGGCGGAATCATTGCCAACCGTTTCGGCAG aaaagGAGGTTTACTGCTTAATAGTTTTGTTGGCATTGGTGGCGCTTGCTTAATGGGTCTCACCAAGTACTTCAATTCCTATGAAGTACTATTTATTGGCCGATTCATTATAGGAGTCAATTGTG GTTTGAATACATCGCTAGTGCCAATGTATATATCAGAAATAGCGCCGCTCAACCTACGAGGTGGCCTCGGCACTGTCAATCAGTTAGCCGTAACCACTGGACTGCTCATATCCCAGATATTGGGTATAGAACAAATTTTGGGTACAGACGAAGGCTGGCCTTTATTATTAG GATTAGCTATATGCCCTGccatattacaattaattttactacctGTATGTCCTGAATCGCCAAGGTATCTGTTGATAACCAAACAATGGGAAGAAGAAGCAAGAAAAG CTCTGAGGAGGTTACGTGCAACTAATCAGATTGAAGAGGACATTGAAGAAATGCGTGCTGAAGAACGTGCTCAACAGTCTGAAGCTACAATATCCATGATGGAACTAGTATGTTCACCCACTCTAAGGCAACCACTTATCATTAGTGTAGTCATGCAGTTGTCACAACAGTTATCCGGCATAAATGCT GTATTTTACTATTCAACTAGTCTATTCATAACTGCTGGTTTAGCCGAGAATGTAGCTAAATTTGTGACAATAGGGATTGGTGTAATTATGGTGAATATGACGCTAGTGACTATGCCATTGATGGATAAAACTGGTAGAAGAACATTACATCTGTACGGTCTGGGAGGAATGTTTATATTCTCGATATTcattacaatatcattattaatcacG GAGTTTTTTGGTTTTGTACAGGAAATGATCGACTGGATGTCGTACTTGGCCGTCGTATCCATACTTGGTTTTGTTGTATTCTTCGCCGTTGGTCCAGGCTCCATACCTTGGATGATTACTGCGGAGCTCTTCAGCCAGGGTCCTCGGCCTGCGGCTATGTCCATCGCCGTGCTCATAAATTGGGTGGCCAACTTCGCCGTCGGCATAGGCTTCCAACCTCTAAAG ACTGCATTGGATAATTATACATTCCTACCGTTCAGCGTATTGTTGGCAATATTCTggatatttacttataaaaaagttcCAGAGACCAAAAACAAAACGTTCGAAGAGATACTAGCTCTATTTCGGCAAAACGGCAG AGGAAGCGTCTTGGAATCAAGTCGCTTATACGG GAGTATGTTAAACTATTCAAACGCGTTAGACGAGCATTTACCGCCCTCCGAAAGGGCATCATTAATGGTGGCTGAGGAGAAACCTTTGCCAGACTCAT CACCAGTACAACACTCTCCGACGGACCCGGAGGTGTGTGCTGTATGCGTCAACACTGGCAGTTCCCTCATGATGACGTCTCCGAACGTAACTCGCCGGTCGAGTCACACGCTCAGTAATCACGTTTGCCAAATGGACTAA